One window from the genome of Salvia miltiorrhiza cultivar Shanhuang (shh) chromosome 7, IMPLAD_Smil_shh, whole genome shotgun sequence encodes:
- the LOC130991340 gene encoding F-box/LRR-repeat protein At5g02910-like isoform X2: MDRLSELPDYAIFHIFWSLPIIDVVRTTILSKRWKNIWTTTPFLNITDNHISDSDTRKKFPNIVHRALLRWDGVKVLKFKVNLHRELSIYVDADLWVRFAKKHEVEELYLHWRDLNMKRVGNNDQKVCWVPQYLYSCSSLKVLSINTFHFSISGNVQWNQLKSLTIVNGFGVTKDVVNQILCGSPQLEVLILSFVESGESLCIRSTSLKELSINKHLCNADNYASTYTTGELKIWSSNHKTLEIWTPNLKTLEIKGIPYNKCLLTNVSSLSRATLGYYGLHHFGDYHWYGLTGMDGFTRRFLGDLFGQILPSIQHTENITLLSCCQKVLGAMIERCMNSSSPNVKSLRLRFHYSKFVGMIKIFPLSKKLFIEVEERVGFYDEQHSMRAARYIYYMLKENLPMSFVLQLRTVEVTLVEDNFLILFLEFLLKNASELEKIVLRVKGPLNSLLGASQKLMKMPRASRTARFTFCEC; encoded by the exons ATGGATCGACTCAGTGAGTTGCCGGATTATGCAATATTTCACATTTTTTGGTCGTTGCCTATTATTGATGTTGTTAGGACAACAATTCTATCCAAGCGCTGGAAAAACATTTGGACCACCACTCCCTTCCTTAATATAACTGATAATCATATTTCTGATTCTGATACTAGAAAAAAATTTCCAAACATTGTTCATCGGGCTTTATTACGCTGGGATGGGGTAAAGGTTCTGAAATTCAAGGTTAATTTGCACCGTGAGCTTTCAATTTATGTGGATGCTGATTTGTGGGTGCGATTTGCCAAGAAACATGAAGTCGAAGAATTATACTTGCATTGGAGGGATTTAAATATGAAAAGGGTTGGTAATAATGATCAGAAAGTATGTTGGGTGCCACAGTATCTGTACTCATGCTCGTCGCTTAAAGTGTTGTCGATCAACACTTTTCACTTTAGTATTAGCGGGAATGTGCAGTGGAATCAACTCAAGAGTTTAACCATTGTTAATGGTTTTGGGGTCACTAAAGACGTGGTTAATCAAATATTGTGTGGTAGCCCTCAGTTGGAAGTCTTAATCCTCTCTTTTGTAGAAAGTGGTGAAAGCTTGTGTATCCGATCTACTAGTTTGAAAGAGCTGTCGATTAACAAGCATTTATGTAATGCCGATAATTATGCATCTACTTATACGACAGGGGAGCTGAAAATTTGGAGTTCAAATCATAAAACCTTGGAAATTTGGACTCCAAATCTTAAAACCTTAGAAATTAAAGGAATTCCATATAACAAGTGTTTGTTGACGAATGTCTCATCATTAAGCCGTGCAACTCTTGGGTATTATGGTCTACATCATTTTGGTGATTATCATTGGTACGGCTTGACCGGGATGGATGGCTTCACAAGACGTTTTCTTGGAGATTTATTTGGTCAAATTCTGCCAAGCATCCAACATACTGAAAACATCACATTATTGTCCTGTTGCCAAAAG GTGCTTGGAGCTATGATAGAGAGATGCATGAATTCATCCTCTCCTAATGTCAAGTCCTTACGGCTCAGATTTCACTACTCTAAATTTGTAGGTATGATTAAGATTTTCCCTCTCTCAAAGAAGTTATTCATTGAAGTTGAAGAAAGGGTCGGGTTCTATGATGAGCAACATTCAATGCGGGCCGCTCGTTACATCTACTACATGCTTAAAGAAAATCTTCCTATGTCCTTTGTGCTGCAGTTGAGGACTGTTGAGGTTACTTTGGTTGAGGATAACTTCTTAATTCTATTTCTAGAGTTTCTGTTGAAAAATGCGAGTGAGCTAGAAAAGATTGTGCTCCGAGTGAAAGGACCACTAAATTCTTTGCTTGGTGCATCACAGAAGCTGATGAAAATGCCGAGAGCCTCGCGAACTGCACGATTTACTTTCTGTGAATGTTGA
- the LOC130991346 gene encoding F-box/LRR-repeat protein At5g02910-like — translation MDRLSELPDYAIFHIFWSLPIIDVVRTTILSKRWENLWTTTPFLNITDNHISDSDTGKKFANIVHRALLRWDGVKVLKFKVNLHRELSIYVDADLWVRFAKKHEVEELYLPWRDLNMKRIGNNDHKVCWVPQYLYSCSSLKVLSINTFHFSIRGNVQWNQLKSLTIVNGFGVTEDVMNQVLFGSPQLEVLVLSFVESGESLCIRSSSLKELSINKYLCNADTYTERELKIWTSKIKSLEIWTPNLKTLEIKGIPYSKCLLMNVSSLNRATLGCYGLHHYGEYHWYLIHGIDGFTSRFLGDLFGQILPSIQHTENITLLSCCQKVLGTMIEGCMNSASPNVKSLQLRFHNPKSVGMIKIFPRSKKLFIEVVKRVEFYDEQHSLLGGRFIYFELQNNLPKSFVLQLRTVEVTLVKDNFIFLFLEFLLKNASKLEKIVVRVKGPLNSLLGVSQKLMKMPRASRTARFTFSEY, via the exons ATGGATCGACTCAGTGAGTTGCCGGATTATGCAATATTTCACATTTTTTGGTCGTTGCCTATTATTGATGTTGTTAGGACAACAATTCTATCCAAGCGCTGGGAAAACCTTTGGACCACCACTCCCTTCCTTAATATAACTGATAATCATATTTCTGATTCTGATACTGGAAAAAAGTTTGCAAACATTGTTCATCGGGCTTTATTACGCTGGGATGGGGTAAAGGTTCTGAAATTCAAGGTTAACTTGCACCGTGAGCTTTCAATTTATGTGGATGCTGATTTGTGGGTGCGATTTGCCAAGAAACATGAAGTCGAGGAATTATACTTGCCTTGGAGGGATTTAAATATGAAAAGGATTGGTAATAATGATCACAAAGTATGTTGGGTGCCACAGTATCTGTACTCATGCTCCTCGCTTAAAGTGTTATCGATCAACACTTTTCACTTTAGTATTAGAGGAAATGTGCAGTGGAATCAACTCAAGAGTTTAACCATTGTTAATGGTTTTGGGGTCACTGAAGacgtgatgaatcaagtattGTTTGGTAGCCCTCAGTTGGAAGTCTTAGTCCTCTCTTTTGTAGAAAGTGGTGAAAGCTTGTGTATCCGATCTAGTAGTTTGAAAGAGCTGTCGATTAACAAGTATTTATGTAATGCCGACACTTATACGGAGAGGGAGCTAAAAATTTGGACTTCAAAAATTAAATCCTTGGAAATTTGGACTCCAAATCTTAAAACCTTAGAAATTAAAGGGATTCCATATAGCAAGTGTTTGTTGATGAATGTCTCATCTTTAAACCGTGCAACTCTTGGGTGTTATGGTCTACATCATTATGGTGAATATCATTGGTACCTCATTCACGGGATTGATGGCTTCACAAGCCGTTTTCTTGGAGATTTATTTGGTCAAATTCTGCCAAGCATCCAACATACTGAAAACATCACATTATTGTCCTGTTGCCAAAAG GTGCTTGGAACTATGATAGAGGGATGCATGAATTCAGCTTCTCCTAATGTCAAGTCCTTACAGCTCAGATTTCACAACCCTAAATCTGTAGGTATGATTAAGATTTTCCCTCGCTCAAAGAAGTTATTCATTGAAGTTGTAAAAAGGGTCGAGTTCTATGATGAGCAACATTCACTGCTGGGTGGTCGTTTCATCTACTTCGAGCTTCAAAATAATCTTCCGAAGTCCTTTGTGCTGCAGTTGAGGACTGTTGAGGTTACTTTGGTTAAGGATAACTTCATATTTCTATTTCTAGAGTTTCTGTTGAAAAATGCGAGTAAGCTAGAAAAGATTGTGGTCCGAGTGAAAGGACCACTAAATTCTTTGCTTGGTGTATCACAGAAGCTGATGAAAATGCCAAGAGCCTCGCGAACTGCACGATTTACTTTCTCTGAATATTGA
- the LOC130991348 gene encoding F-box/LRR-repeat protein At3g26922-like isoform X1 — protein MDRLSELPDSVIFHIFWFLPIRDFVRTTILSKRWKNLWTTTPFLNMTDHERLSFDHKKFSSIVHRVLLRWDGVKVLKFKVKMHHFLSAYGDAHLWVRFAKMHEVEELYLHWRDLHLKRTGNNDHEVRWVPQYLYSCSSLKVLSIHTSYFRITENVQWNHLKSLTIINGFGVTEDVINQILCGSPQLEVLILSLVESDESLHIRSTSLKELSMNKHLHEADDDSSTYTAELRIWTPNLKTLEIKGIPYGKCLLMNVSSLTHVTLEYSNLHQYDRTYCGDFPGIDDFLSSNHFLGDLFGQILPNIQHVENVKLLPCCFKVLRAMIEGCMNLSSPNVKSIQFRFHCTFVGMIEIFPLSKKLFIEVGERVKSYCGEAYSLWASRHFYREFELHIPMSFMLQLRIVEVTLVEGDILFPFLESLLKNASKLEKIVFRVKGSQNCLLHASQKLLKMPRSSRTAVFSFCEY, from the exons ATGGATCGACTCAGTGAGTTGCCGGACTCTGTTATATTTCACATATTTTGGTTCTTGCCGATTAGGGATTTTGTTAGGACAACGATTCTATCCAAGCGCTGGAAAAACCTCTGGACCACCACTCCCTTCCTTAACATGACTGATCATGAGAGACTCTCTTTTGATCATAAAAAATTTTCAAGCATTGTTCATCGGGTTTTATTACGCTGGGATGGGGTAAAGGTTCTGAAATTCAAGGTTAAAATGCATCATTTTCTTTCAGCATATGGGGATGCTCATTTGTGGGTGCGGTTTGCCAAGATGCATGAAGTTGAAGAACTATACTTGCATTGGAGGGATTTACATCTGAAAAGGACTGGCAATAATGATCACGAAGTCCGTTGGGTGCCACAGTATCTGTACTCATGCTCGTCGCTTAAAGTGTTATCGATCCACACTTCTTACTTTAGAATTACTGAGAATGTGCAGTGGAATCATCTCAAGAGTTTAACAATTATCAATGGTTTTGGGGTCACTGAAGACGTGATTAATCAAATATTGTGTGGTAGCCCTCAGTTGGAAGTCTTAATCCTGTCTTTAGTAGAAAGTGATGAAAGCTTGCATATCCGGTCTACTAGTTTGAAAGAGCTTTCGATGAACAAGCATTTACATGAGGCCGACGATGATTCATCTACTTATACGGCAGAGCTGAGAATTTGGACTCCAAATCTTAAAACCTTAGAAATTAAAGGAATTCCATATGGCAAGTGTTTGTTGATGAATGTCTCATCTTTAACTCATGTGACTCTTGAGTATTCTAATCTACATCAATATGATCGAACATATTGTGGCGACTTTCCCGGGATAGATGACTTCTTATCCTCAAACCATTTTCTTGGAGATTTATTTGGTCAAATTCTTCCAAACATCCAACACGTTGAAAACGTCAAATTACTACCCTGTTGCTTCAAG GTGCTTAGAGCTATGATAGAGGGATGCATGAATTTATCTTCTCCTAATGTCAAATCCATACAGTTCAGATTTCATTGTACATTTGTAGGTATGATTGAGATTTTCCCTCTTTCAAAGAAGTTATTCATTGAAGTTGGAGAAAGGGTCAAGTCCTATTGTGGTGAGGCATATTCACTGTGGGCCTCTCGTCACTTCTACCGTGAGTTTGAACTACATATTCCTATGTCCTTTATGCTGCAGTTGAGAATTGTTGAGGTTACTTTGGTTGAGGGTGACATCTTATTTCCATTTCTAGAATCACTGTTGAAAAACGCGAGTAAGCTAGAAAAGATTGTGTTCCGAGTAAAAGGATCACAAAATTGTTTGCTTCATGCATCACAGAAGCTGCTGAAAATGCCAAGATCCTCACGAACTGCAGTGTTTTCTTTCTGTGAATATTGA
- the LOC130991348 gene encoding F-box/LRR-repeat protein 25-like isoform X2: MDRLSELPDSVIFHIFWFLPIRDFVRTTILSKRWKNLWTTTPFLNMTDHERLSFDHKKFSSIVHRVLLRWDGVKVLKFKVKMHHFLSAYGDAHLWVRFAKMHEVEELYLHWRDLHLKRTGNNDHEVRWVPQYLYSCSSLKVLSIHTSYFRITENVQWNHLKSLTIINGFGVTEDVINQILCGSPQLEVLILSLVESDESLHIRSTSLKELSMNKHLHEADDDSSTYTAELRIWTPNLKTLEIKGIPYGKCLLMNVSSLTHVTLEYSNLHQYDRTYCGDFPGIDDFLSSNHFLGDLFGQILPNIQHVENVKLLPCCFKV, translated from the exons ATGGATCGACTCAGTGAGTTGCCGGACTCTGTTATATTTCACATATTTTGGTTCTTGCCGATTAGGGATTTTGTTAGGACAACGATTCTATCCAAGCGCTGGAAAAACCTCTGGACCACCACTCCCTTCCTTAACATGACTGATCATGAGAGACTCTCTTTTGATCATAAAAAATTTTCAAGCATTGTTCATCGGGTTTTATTACGCTGGGATGGGGTAAAGGTTCTGAAATTCAAGGTTAAAATGCATCATTTTCTTTCAGCATATGGGGATGCTCATTTGTGGGTGCGGTTTGCCAAGATGCATGAAGTTGAAGAACTATACTTGCATTGGAGGGATTTACATCTGAAAAGGACTGGCAATAATGATCACGAAGTCCGTTGGGTGCCACAGTATCTGTACTCATGCTCGTCGCTTAAAGTGTTATCGATCCACACTTCTTACTTTAGAATTACTGAGAATGTGCAGTGGAATCATCTCAAGAGTTTAACAATTATCAATGGTTTTGGGGTCACTGAAGACGTGATTAATCAAATATTGTGTGGTAGCCCTCAGTTGGAAGTCTTAATCCTGTCTTTAGTAGAAAGTGATGAAAGCTTGCATATCCGGTCTACTAGTTTGAAAGAGCTTTCGATGAACAAGCATTTACATGAGGCCGACGATGATTCATCTACTTATACGGCAGAGCTGAGAATTTGGACTCCAAATCTTAAAACCTTAGAAATTAAAGGAATTCCATATGGCAAGTGTTTGTTGATGAATGTCTCATCTTTAACTCATGTGACTCTTGAGTATTCTAATCTACATCAATATGATCGAACATATTGTGGCGACTTTCCCGGGATAGATGACTTCTTATCCTCAAACCATTTTCTTGGAGATTTATTTGGTCAAATTCTTCCAAACATCCAACACGTTGAAAACGTCAAATTACTACCCTGTTGCTTCAAG GTATGA